The genomic DNA GAACATAAACAGATACCGCCGACAGGAGATCCAGGCCATGTCCACCACTTATGTGCAAACCGCGCGAGAAGCGCCGCTAGCCGATCAGCGCTCGTTGAACGCGCTGTTGTTCAGGAAGCTGATGCCGCTCCTGGTGATGGCCTACGTGATCAGCTTTCTCGATCGCACCAATATCGCGCTGGCAAAGAGCCATATCGCGGTCGACCTGGGCATCTCCGCGGCGGCCTATGGGCTGGGTGCGGGCCTGTTCTTTCTCAGCTACGCGCTGCTGGAGGTCCCCAGCAACCTGATCATGCACAAGGTGGGGGCGCGCTTCTGGATCACGCGCATCATGATCACCTGGGGCTTGCTGTCCGCGGGCATGGCCTTTGTCAGCGGCGAGACCTCGTTCTATGTCATGCGCCTGTTGCTGGGCGCGGCGGAAGCGGGACTGTTCCCCGGTGTGATGCTTTACCTGACCTATTGGTTCGGCCGCAAGGAGCGGGCGCGCGCGACGGGATACTTCCTGCTGGGCGTGTGTATTGCCAACATCCTTAGCGGGCCGCTCGGCGGCGCGCTGCTGCAGATGGACGGCGTGCTGGGATGGCGGGGCTGGCAATGGATGTTCGTGCTGGAAGGCCTGCCGGCGGTGGCGTTTGCCTTCGTCGTGTGGAAGAAGTTGCCGGACGGCCCCGCCAGCGCGACCTGGCTGTCGCCCGAGGAAGCCCGCGAGGTGGAGCGCCGGCTGGCGGCGGAGCAAGCCGAGGAAGCGGCTGCCGGACACGTCGGCCACTCGTTCCGGGGCTGCCTGGCCGATCGCCAGATCTGGCTCGCGATCTTTGTGTACTTCTGCCACCAGATCAGCATTTACACAGTCATCTTCTTCCTGCCGGGCATCATCGGCACCTATGGCAAGCTGTCGCCGCTGCAAATCGGCCTGCTCAACTCCCTGCCATG from Cupriavidus sp. D39 includes the following:
- a CDS encoding MFS transporter, whose translation is MSTTYVQTAREAPLADQRSLNALLFRKLMPLLVMAYVISFLDRTNIALAKSHIAVDLGISAAAYGLGAGLFFLSYALLEVPSNLIMHKVGARFWITRIMITWGLLSAGMAFVSGETSFYVMRLLLGAAEAGLFPGVMLYLTYWFGRKERARATGYFLLGVCIANILSGPLGGALLQMDGVLGWRGWQWMFVLEGLPAVAFAFVVWKKLPDGPASATWLSPEEAREVERRLAAEQAEEAAAGHVGHSFRGCLADRQIWLAIFVYFCHQISIYTVIFFLPGIIGTYGKLSPLQIGLLNSLPWIAAAIGAAALPRFASNPQRCRRMLIAGLAVMSAGLLLAAYAGPVVAMVGFSLTASMFFVVQSVIFLFPSSRLAGVALAGGLALVNTCGLVGGFIGPSVMGVIEQTTGSTKNGLLIIAGMLVLAALVSSRLRQGQEGKSRLSGDR